A region of Fibrobacter succinogenes subsp. succinogenes S85 DNA encodes the following proteins:
- a CDS encoding class I SAM-dependent methyltransferase: MSIKEPDQSVWNRFWQRKNDMDKVYPSSPSIIEAIKKNFKLEGLKVLEVGAGTGRDSAELARLGADVYVLDYAENSLKIVNSLRESEGFKNLHLVRGDAFKSPFPDNTFDLVFHQGLAEHFKDSLPLLQENFRIVKHGGCCLCDVPQTVHPYTVIKHILIAMDKWFAGWEKQFTMGQLKKLMRDAGFEYVYAYGDWMRPNLFYRILRELCFKFGIELPKYPLDGTAYQKIKDKILDSLQSVPVMHYTQLCIGVIGRKP; the protein is encoded by the coding sequence ATGTCAATAAAAGAGCCTGATCAATCCGTATGGAACCGTTTTTGGCAGCGCAAGAACGACATGGACAAAGTCTATCCGTCTTCGCCGTCTATTATAGAAGCTATTAAGAAGAATTTTAAGCTCGAGGGCCTAAAGGTGCTTGAGGTCGGTGCAGGTACCGGCCGCGACAGTGCCGAACTCGCTCGTTTGGGCGCCGATGTGTATGTTCTCGATTATGCCGAAAATAGCTTGAAAATTGTCAATTCGCTCCGTGAGAGTGAAGGCTTCAAAAATTTGCACTTAGTTCGTGGCGATGCTTTCAAGTCCCCGTTCCCGGACAACACATTTGACTTGGTGTTCCATCAGGGTTTGGCCGAACATTTCAAGGATTCACTCCCGCTCTTGCAAGAAAACTTCCGCATCGTCAAGCATGGCGGTTGCTGCCTTTGCGATGTGCCGCAGACCGTCCACCCGTACACGGTTATCAAGCATATCTTGATTGCGATGGACAAGTGGTTTGCCGGTTGGGAAAAACAGTTCACGATGGGGCAACTCAAGAAGCTCATGCGTGACGCTGGCTTTGAATATGTCTATGCCTATGGCGACTGGATGCGCCCGAATCTTTTCTACCGCATTCTGCGCGAGCTCTGCTTCAAGTTCGGTATTGAACTCCCGAAGTATCCGCTTGACGGAACGGCCTACCAAAAGATTAAGGACAAGATTTTGGATAGCCTCCAGTCTGTGCCGGTGATGCACTACACGCAGCTTTGCATTGGCGTGATCGGTCGTAAGCCTTAG
- a CDS encoding valine--tRNA ligase, with product METRYNPKIVEDRWHDQWNKNNDFAPSGKGEPFSVVIPPPNVTGALHLGHALNDTLQDILVRYRRKTGRDTLWIPGTDHAGIATQAVVEKRLFQDEHKTRHDIGRDALVERIWKWKDEYEARITKQLKSLGVSCDWSRQRFTLDPVCAKAVRHAFFNLFKKGLIYRGKRLVNWDTKLQTAVADDEIYYETVKGHFWTFKYPLADGSGFIPVSTTRPETIMGDTALAVHPNDERYKQFIGKMLKVPFVNREIPVIADAILVDMEFGTGSVKVTPAHDPNDYATGLRHKLPMINIMNDDGSLNENAGPFQGMKGQAARDAVVKGLEDLGLLIKVEDHEMQVGHSDRSKTVIEPYLSDQWFVKMDVLADNAMKAVTSGEIKIIPERYANKYLDWLKEKRDWCISRQLWWGHRIPIWHADETTTEEDLNKAFAGRNDIYYYKAQNGIWLICSEEENLKEDAVAGHKIVQEEDVLDTWFSSGLWPHSTMGWPEQTDTLKKYYPTSVLVTSRDIITLWVARMVLFSQENMGTVPFHTVYIHPKILDGNGMTMSKSKGNGVDPMDIEKKYGTDALRFVMASLCTDNQDVRLPVKKEKQEDGSVINTSEKFEIGRNFSNKLWNACRFLFPHLEQAGALSKDMLPMDSSIFALEDRWILSRLNSTIQDATKMLEEFHFAELAGFLYRFVWDDVCSSYLEIKKAVINSETLTAEKKNAMAILSHVLRGVIDLLHPVMPFITEELNATLFPGSERVINSAWPKADASLIDAKIEAAFNQAFAVVESVRGVRGRYNVSPATKLKAVVSVDTAETEASVKDCQAIITELGGLESFSVAVKAAKPKFSASSVVPGGELYIPLEGILDPAAEIARLEKEIEKAKAFAASIEKKLSNEKFVNGAPEAVVNAERTKLATQQDIIAKNEAALKELR from the coding sequence ATGGAAACTCGTTATAATCCGAAAATTGTAGAAGACCGTTGGCACGACCAATGGAACAAGAATAATGATTTTGCCCCGAGCGGAAAGGGTGAACCGTTCTCCGTCGTCATTCCGCCTCCGAACGTTACGGGTGCTCTGCACCTCGGCCACGCTCTGAACGACACGCTGCAGGACATTCTCGTCCGCTATCGCCGTAAGACTGGCCGCGACACGCTCTGGATTCCGGGCACGGACCACGCCGGCATTGCCACGCAGGCTGTCGTCGAAAAGAGACTTTTCCAGGACGAACACAAGACACGCCACGACATTGGCCGCGACGCCCTCGTGGAACGCATTTGGAAGTGGAAGGACGAATACGAAGCCCGCATCACGAAGCAGCTCAAGAGCCTCGGCGTCAGCTGCGACTGGAGCCGTCAGCGCTTCACGCTCGACCCGGTTTGCGCAAAGGCTGTCCGCCACGCATTCTTCAACCTTTTCAAGAAGGGTCTTATCTACCGCGGCAAGCGTCTCGTGAACTGGGACACCAAGCTCCAGACGGCTGTGGCAGACGATGAAATTTATTACGAAACTGTGAAGGGTCACTTCTGGACGTTCAAGTATCCTCTCGCCGACGGTTCGGGATTCATCCCGGTTTCGACGACTCGTCCGGAAACGATCATGGGCGATACGGCTCTCGCTGTGCACCCGAACGACGAACGCTACAAGCAGTTCATCGGCAAGATGCTCAAGGTTCCGTTCGTGAACCGCGAAATTCCGGTGATTGCAGACGCGATCCTCGTCGATATGGAATTCGGTACGGGTTCCGTGAAGGTGACTCCGGCTCATGACCCGAACGACTACGCTACGGGCCTCCGCCACAAGCTCCCGATGATCAACATCATGAACGACGACGGCAGCCTCAACGAGAATGCCGGTCCGTTCCAGGGCATGAAGGGTCAGGCCGCACGCGACGCCGTGGTGAAGGGTCTCGAAGACTTGGGCCTCCTCATCAAGGTCGAAGACCACGAAATGCAGGTGGGTCACTCCGACCGTTCCAAGACTGTGATTGAACCGTACTTGAGCGACCAGTGGTTCGTGAAGATGGACGTTCTCGCCGACAACGCCATGAAGGCTGTCACGAGCGGCGAAATCAAGATCATTCCGGAACGCTATGCAAACAAGTACCTCGACTGGCTCAAGGAAAAGCGCGACTGGTGCATCAGCCGTCAGCTCTGGTGGGGCCACCGCATTCCTATTTGGCACGCCGACGAAACGACGACCGAAGAGGACTTGAACAAGGCATTCGCAGGCCGTAACGACATTTACTATTACAAGGCTCAGAACGGCATCTGGCTCATCTGCTCCGAAGAAGAAAACTTGAAGGAAGATGCAGTTGCCGGTCACAAGATTGTGCAGGAAGAAGACGTGCTCGACACGTGGTTCTCCAGTGGTCTCTGGCCGCACTCCACTATGGGCTGGCCGGAACAGACGGACACGCTCAAGAAGTACTATCCGACTTCTGTGCTCGTGACGAGCCGCGACATCATTACGCTCTGGGTCGCCCGCATGGTGCTCTTCAGCCAGGAAAACATGGGCACGGTTCCGTTCCACACGGTGTACATCCACCCGAAGATTTTGGACGGCAATGGCATGACCATGAGCAAGTCCAAGGGCAATGGCGTGGACCCGATGGATATCGAAAAGAAGTACGGCACGGACGCTCTCCGCTTCGTGATGGCAAGCCTCTGCACCGACAACCAGGACGTCAGACTCCCGGTGAAGAAGGAAAAGCAGGAAGATGGTTCTGTCATCAACACGAGCGAAAAGTTCGAAATTGGTCGTAATTTCTCGAACAAGCTCTGGAACGCTTGCCGCTTCTTGTTCCCGCACTTGGAACAGGCTGGCGCACTTTCCAAGGATATGCTCCCGATGGATTCTTCGATCTTCGCTCTCGAAGACCGCTGGATTCTCTCTCGCTTGAACTCCACCATCCAGGACGCAACGAAGATGCTCGAAGAGTTCCACTTTGCTGAACTCGCCGGCTTCCTCTACCGCTTTGTCTGGGACGATGTCTGCTCTAGCTACTTGGAAATCAAGAAGGCCGTAATCAACAGCGAAACGCTCACCGCCGAAAAGAAGAACGCTATGGCTATCCTCAGCCACGTGCTCCGCGGCGTGATTGACCTGTTGCATCCGGTGATGCCGTTCATCACGGAAGAACTGAACGCAACGCTCTTCCCGGGTTCTGAACGCGTGATCAACAGCGCTTGGCCGAAGGCCGACGCAAGCCTCATCGACGCCAAGATCGAAGCCGCATTCAACCAGGCATTCGCTGTCGTGGAAAGCGTGCGTGGCGTGCGCGGTCGCTACAACGTAAGCCCGGCTACCAAGCTCAAGGCTGTCGTGAGCGTCGATACCGCCGAAACCGAAGCAAGCGTGAAGGATTGCCAGGCTATCATCACCGAACTCGGTGGACTTGAATCGTTCTCTGTGGCCGTGAAGGCTGCAAAGCCGAAGTTCAGCGCAAGCTCCGTGGTGCCGGGTGGCGAACTCTACATCCCGCTCGAAGGTATCCTTGACCCGGCTGCAGAAATTGCACGCCTCGAAAAGGAAATCGAAAAGGCCAAGGCTTTCGCTGCCAGCATCGAAAAGAAGCTCTCCAACGAAAAGTTCGTAAACGGAGCTCCGGAAGCAGTCGTGAACGCCGAACGCACCAAGCTCGCGACACAGCAGGACATCATCGCTAAGAATGAGGCCGCGCTGAAGGAACTGCGCTAA
- a CDS encoding DUF2971 domain-containing protein: MKKSPFIWNNVHFVGELSLDWENPKVCRYMPFSRVCEMLKNRQIAFVSPELWEDPFEKRFYDVKVVKNKEGKPKESVALPNMACLCFTSSSSENAEAFWSRSKTSDEPYIRVVFDLYELLDALNSFADKHSARIYFAAAKYEFEHEIKNVHKKRNFTEDKLERSYVSLMSLKRKAFSYEQELRLFIVWDKNSKKIKDFDKNKVVFVSYKKSFNNLIKRMTFDPRLDSFEDDENSEKDKKAESKYEKELKQVLEDAKLNIDPDFSGLYSGCKCREIELSK, encoded by the coding sequence ATGAAGAAATCCCCTTTTATTTGGAATAACGTTCATTTCGTTGGTGAATTGTCTCTTGACTGGGAAAATCCTAAAGTTTGTCGTTATATGCCTTTTTCCCGCGTTTGTGAAATGTTGAAAAATCGACAAATTGCTTTTGTGTCGCCAGAATTGTGGGAGGATCCTTTTGAAAAACGTTTCTACGATGTTAAGGTTGTGAAGAATAAGGAGGGGAAGCCTAAAGAGTCCGTTGCTTTACCGAACATGGCGTGTCTTTGCTTTACAAGTTCCTCAAGTGAAAATGCTGAAGCTTTTTGGAGTAGAAGCAAAACTTCCGATGAACCGTATATTCGTGTAGTATTTGATTTGTATGAACTTTTGGATGCTTTAAATTCTTTTGCTGATAAACATAGTGCTAGAATATATTTTGCTGCTGCTAAATATGAATTTGAACACGAAATAAAAAATGTTCATAAAAAGCGAAATTTTACTGAAGATAAACTTGAACGTTCGTATGTTAGCTTAATGTCTCTGAAGCGAAAAGCTTTTAGTTACGAGCAAGAATTGAGATTGTTTATTGTTTGGGATAAAAACTCAAAAAAAATTAAAGACTTTGATAAAAATAAAGTTGTTTTTGTTTCCTATAAAAAATCTTTTAATAACTTAATCAAACGTATGACTTTTGATCCGAGGCTTGATTCGTTTGAAGATGATGAAAATAGTGAAAAAGATAAGAAAGCCGAATCAAAATACGAAAAGGAATTAAAGCAGGTTTTAGAGGATGCTAAATTGAATATAGATCCTGATTTTTCAGGCCTTTATTCGGGTTGTAAATGTCGTGAAATTGAATTGTCTAAATAA
- a CDS encoding N-6 DNA methylase: MAKSIEEQVEDWCKNQLENYFTKTESINSEIDKALKTAPSKKGGSGQNLPDIKCFVSVGFRNIPVMIECKGTKGDFAKTDENGLISNTNKKGETDYTAITKYAVNGAIHYAKSILDFTETYKETIAIGVNGYKQDNDLQLEIGVYYLSKDNLAIPKKVGDFSDLSFLKKKNLKEFFEKIDELKLTLEEIESRKLALEDEIETKLKRLNQTMHDDLSITVKSRVMLIVGLIMAGLGVEDVSEGLKVEELKGELGPKSNDAQKIINKVEDFLRMKNLPEEKREAIMHELSNVFKNEDLYKPKNGESKLRKVYVIVHKDILPYLTSDLPNIDFTGRLFNVLNDWVDVPDGAENDVVLTPRYVTELMAKLTEVNMNSYVWDYATGSAGFLISAMHLMIADAKNKIKSPEELRKTIAKIKAEKLLGIEKLPEIYILAVLNMILMGDGSSNIINGDSTQFDGKYKQGKMKDKEFPANVFLLNPPYSAPGKGLNFVEKALSKMKSGKAAVLIQENAGSTQGDGYTKKILNKNTLIASIHMSTDLFIGKSSVQTAIYVFDVGIPHDTEKLVKFIDFSNDGYARQNRKKSSQSVNLKDADNAKERYAELVNLVVRGKGKDDKNLNYYKDCYVEDYITSEGNDWTYSQHKKIDIKPTENDFKKIIKEYMAWQISNLIRNEDIYPWTNKSPEQSNCILSKKERDCIQMKNATFKAITIGSLFDIHPTKAYKATNKDLFKEKGKVPVVANSSVDNGIGGWTNLKATEKGNKVVFSDTTTSDSIFYQPNDFVGYPHVQGLYPYCNKWDENSLLYFITCFRKSASGLFNYGNKFTRKNALKMKVFLPEKNKEDIDFSFMETFISAQKKLIIQKLSCWLEQQKINNEIYIIEKEIPQDTLSMIAEKKHH, encoded by the coding sequence ATGGCAAAGAGCATAGAAGAACAGGTCGAGGATTGGTGCAAAAACCAACTAGAAAACTACTTTACCAAAACAGAGAGCATCAACTCAGAAATCGACAAAGCTCTTAAAACTGCTCCCAGCAAAAAAGGCGGTTCGGGCCAAAACCTTCCCGATATCAAATGCTTTGTATCTGTTGGTTTCAGAAATATCCCTGTCATGATTGAATGCAAAGGAACTAAAGGTGATTTCGCCAAAACAGACGAAAACGGATTAATATCCAATACAAATAAAAAAGGAGAAACAGATTATACCGCCATTACAAAATACGCCGTTAATGGAGCTATTCACTATGCAAAATCAATTCTCGATTTTACTGAAACATATAAAGAAACAATTGCCATTGGAGTAAATGGCTATAAACAAGATAACGACTTGCAACTAGAAATAGGTGTTTACTATTTATCAAAAGACAATCTCGCAATACCTAAGAAAGTTGGAGATTTCTCAGACCTGAGTTTCCTAAAAAAGAAAAACTTGAAAGAATTCTTTGAAAAAATCGACGAACTTAAACTGACGTTAGAAGAGATAGAAAGCAGAAAACTTGCTCTCGAAGATGAAATCGAAACCAAATTGAAGCGTCTAAACCAAACAATGCATGACGATTTAAGTATCACAGTCAAATCAAGAGTGATGCTCATCGTTGGACTAATTATGGCGGGGCTTGGCGTTGAAGATGTTTCTGAAGGTCTTAAAGTTGAAGAATTAAAGGGAGAATTAGGTCCAAAATCGAATGATGCTCAAAAAATCATCAATAAGGTAGAAGACTTTTTACGGATGAAAAATCTTCCTGAAGAAAAACGTGAAGCTATAATGCACGAGCTTTCAAATGTATTCAAAAATGAGGATCTTTACAAACCGAAGAATGGAGAAAGCAAACTGAGAAAAGTTTACGTTATCGTCCATAAGGATATCCTACCATATCTCACATCTGATTTGCCCAATATTGATTTTACAGGAAGGCTTTTCAACGTTCTCAATGATTGGGTCGATGTTCCTGATGGTGCCGAAAATGATGTTGTTCTGACCCCTCGATATGTAACAGAATTGATGGCAAAACTTACTGAAGTCAATATGAACAGTTATGTTTGGGATTATGCTACCGGTTCTGCTGGTTTCTTAATTTCAGCGATGCATTTAATGATCGCAGATGCAAAAAACAAGATAAAGAGCCCTGAAGAACTACGAAAAACAATCGCAAAAATTAAAGCAGAAAAACTATTAGGCATTGAGAAACTTCCTGAAATTTACATTCTCGCTGTTCTGAATATGATTTTGATGGGTGACGGATCGTCAAACATTATCAATGGAGATTCAACACAATTTGATGGGAAATATAAACAAGGAAAAATGAAAGACAAAGAATTTCCGGCAAATGTGTTCCTGTTGAATCCGCCCTATTCTGCCCCCGGCAAAGGATTAAATTTTGTAGAGAAAGCTCTTTCGAAGATGAAAAGTGGTAAAGCAGCTGTTCTAATTCAAGAGAATGCTGGGAGTACACAAGGTGACGGTTACACAAAAAAAATTTTGAACAAAAATACCTTAATTGCATCCATACACATGAGTACTGATTTGTTTATCGGCAAATCAAGCGTGCAAACAGCTATTTACGTTTTTGATGTAGGTATTCCTCATGATACTGAAAAACTTGTAAAGTTCATAGATTTTTCAAATGACGGTTACGCTAGACAAAATCGTAAAAAGTCTAGTCAAAGTGTAAATCTAAAAGACGCCGATAATGCAAAAGAACGCTACGCAGAACTCGTGAATCTAGTGGTTCGAGGTAAAGGAAAAGACGATAAAAATCTAAACTACTACAAAGACTGTTATGTAGAAGACTATATAACTAGTGAAGGAAATGATTGGACATATAGTCAGCACAAGAAAATAGACATTAAGCCTACAGAGAATGATTTCAAAAAAATTATCAAAGAATACATGGCTTGGCAAATCAGCAATCTTATAAGAAATGAAGACATTTATCCATGGACAAATAAATCCCCAGAGCAAAGCAATTGCATTCTTTCTAAAAAAGAACGTGATTGTATTCAAATGAAGAACGCAACATTCAAAGCAATTACCATTGGATCCTTATTTGATATCCATCCAACCAAAGCATACAAAGCAACAAATAAGGATTTATTTAAGGAAAAAGGCAAAGTTCCCGTTGTAGCCAATTCCTCTGTAGATAATGGTATTGGCGGATGGACAAACCTAAAAGCAACAGAAAAAGGCAACAAGGTAGTATTTAGCGATACCACAACATCTGATTCTATATTTTATCAACCCAATGATTTTGTGGGTTATCCCCATGTCCAAGGACTATACCCATATTGTAACAAATGGGATGAAAACAGCTTATTGTATTTTATTACTTGTTTTAGAAAAAGTGCTTCAGGATTATTTAATTACGGAAATAAGTTTACTAGGAAAAATGCTCTAAAAATGAAAGTTTTTCTTCCCGAAAAAAATAAGGAAGATATAGATTTCAGTTTTATGGAAACTTTCATTTCTGCACAAAAGAAACTCATTATTCAAAAATTGTCTTGTTGGCTAGAACAACAAAAAATCAATAACGAAATATACATAATAGAGAAAGAGATTCCTCAAGACACACTTTCCATGATTGCGGAAAAGAAACATCATTAG
- a CDS encoding lysylphosphatidylglycerol synthase transmembrane domain-containing protein gives MKLNPKLKSVIIFCLKLVVTLVPAYFVYRNIVSDPEWDVGDLYNLFKKNSVFPLVLALLCLAVSNFTACLQWKLLLEKQGVRLKYARLLKLYHVGLFFNNFMPGNVGGDVKKVYDIRMQGGQDTVGAGFTATVFDRLFGLFFITLFALGVGALFFIHDPEQRAFMWPSVWIFLGFCVMFAGLLSRRIGKFFCRMAGKVLPEKFETRLLRMFDRFQKFRSKKLWINIICLSMVTQSLRIFVHFFCGIAVGVNLSMSWYFYYIPLVAIVSALPISIGGFGPREFLAQSLFARAGVPGLESVVIQLLAYFVSLILSLFGAVAFLVGQKPTPIEPAKNAQ, from the coding sequence ATGAAGTTGAATCCGAAGCTCAAGTCGGTAATTATTTTTTGCTTAAAGCTGGTGGTAACGCTCGTTCCTGCTTACTTTGTCTATCGTAACATTGTGAGCGACCCGGAATGGGATGTTGGCGACCTCTATAACTTGTTCAAGAAAAACAGCGTTTTCCCGCTTGTGCTTGCGCTCCTTTGCCTCGCGGTTTCGAACTTTACAGCTTGCCTCCAGTGGAAACTCTTGCTCGAAAAACAGGGTGTTCGCCTCAAGTACGCTAGGCTCCTCAAGCTTTATCATGTGGGGCTCTTCTTCAACAACTTTATGCCCGGTAACGTCGGCGGTGACGTCAAGAAGGTTTACGATATCCGCATGCAGGGCGGGCAAGATACGGTTGGCGCGGGCTTTACGGCGACGGTGTTTGATCGCTTGTTTGGACTTTTCTTTATCACGTTGTTTGCTCTTGGCGTGGGCGCCTTGTTCTTTATTCACGATCCGGAACAGCGTGCGTTCATGTGGCCGTCCGTCTGGATTTTTCTTGGCTTCTGCGTGATGTTTGCAGGGCTTTTGAGCCGTCGCATAGGCAAGTTCTTCTGCCGTATGGCGGGGAAGGTGCTGCCCGAGAAGTTTGAAACACGACTCCTTCGCATGTTTGACCGATTCCAGAAGTTCCGCTCCAAGAAACTTTGGATTAACATCATTTGCCTTTCGATGGTAACCCAGTCTCTCCGCATCTTTGTTCACTTTTTCTGCGGGATTGCGGTGGGCGTGAACCTCTCGATGTCGTGGTACTTCTATTACATTCCGCTAGTCGCCATTGTGAGTGCGCTCCCGATTTCGATTGGCGGTTTTGGTCCGCGTGAATTTTTGGCACAGTCGCTTTTTGCGCGTGCAGGCGTGCCTGGACTTGAATCGGTTGTGATTCAGTTGCTCGCTTATTTTGTAAGTTTGATTTTGAGCTTGTTTGGTGCGGTCGCATTTTTGGTGGGGCAGAAACCCACGCCTATAGAACCAGCAAAGAACGCTCAATAG
- a CDS encoding sigma-70 family RNA polymerase sigma factor, producing the protein MHIDSTDTTLKRYLEDIRRTAPLSREEEQILFQKAKEGDKIARKKLISANMRFVLKVAIQYRGCPIPLPDLVSEGAMGLVRAIESFEHTRGLKFISYGVWWIKAYITRAINEQGNLIRLPANQHLRVRKALHEQSRGKEINEEIRELIQIGQRGVSFDSPLKADSKATYAEVLPDSGASNPEADSEIQSVEALARDLMEQLPEREARVITGIFGINQEAPQTLREVGESMNISHERVRQLRDQALRRIRKYNSKDFLQEKKDAFLAAINK; encoded by the coding sequence ATGCATATTGATTCTACCGATACTACTCTCAAAAGATACTTAGAAGACATCCGTCGTACCGCACCCCTATCACGCGAAGAAGAACAGATTCTTTTCCAGAAAGCTAAAGAAGGCGACAAAATCGCCCGTAAAAAATTGATTTCTGCAAACATGCGTTTTGTGCTCAAAGTCGCCATCCAGTACCGTGGCTGCCCGATTCCGCTTCCGGACTTGGTCAGCGAAGGCGCTATGGGCCTCGTTCGCGCAATCGAATCCTTCGAACACACTCGTGGTCTTAAGTTCATCAGTTACGGCGTTTGGTGGATCAAGGCATATATTACTCGTGCTATTAACGAACAGGGTAACCTCATCCGCTTGCCGGCAAACCAGCACCTCCGCGTGCGCAAGGCTTTGCACGAACAGTCTCGCGGTAAGGAAATCAACGAAGAAATCCGTGAATTGATTCAGATCGGTCAGCGCGGCGTTTCGTTCGATAGCCCGCTCAAGGCAGACTCCAAGGCAACGTACGCCGAAGTCCTCCCGGACAGTGGCGCATCGAACCCGGAAGCCGATTCCGAAATCCAGAGCGTCGAAGCTTTGGCTCGCGACCTCATGGAACAGCTCCCGGAACGCGAAGCCCGAGTCATCACCGGCATTTTCGGTATCAACCAGGAAGCTCCGCAGACACTCCGCGAAGTGGGCGAATCTATGAACATCTCCCACGAACGTGTGCGTCAGTTGCGCGACCAGGCTCTCCGCCGTATCCGCAAGTACAACAGCAAGGACTTCTTGCAAGAAAAGAAGGACGCTTTCTTGGCCGCTATCAACAAGTAA
- a CDS encoding glycosyltransferase family 4 protein, with protein sequence MKILVVNYRDRMHPAAGGAEKHLHRIFSKIVEMGHTVVLFTTTFPGAKEREIVDGIQVIRKGGDLMFQLTVALNLKKLDREFDFDVVVEDLNKLPVFAHWFVRKPLLVQMHHLWRKSIFAEAFFPIAFMVWFFERIIPFFYRTQNFVVVSPSTKKELAEIGVDESRISVIYNGSEKPNFPGCADLATGTAESSETAANPYFIWLSRVHRYKGIWTALEAFEIFSKSHPEVQLKIVGGGPLLKKLPAWIKSHGLDGKVELTGFVPAARKYELLSSSLALLQTSYKEGWGLTVMEAAQLCKTTIASDVPGLCDSVRDGETGILFPSGDATACASAMEKIYSDAELRANLGKNAKHYAESFSWENSARETLELLERTVDWSVRK encoded by the coding sequence TTGAAAATTCTCGTCGTAAATTACCGGGATCGCATGCATCCGGCTGCCGGCGGCGCCGAAAAGCATTTGCATCGCATTTTCTCGAAGATTGTAGAAATGGGCCACACGGTGGTCCTGTTTACGACGACATTTCCGGGAGCCAAAGAACGCGAAATTGTCGATGGAATTCAGGTCATCCGCAAGGGTGGCGATTTGATGTTCCAGCTCACGGTAGCGCTGAATCTGAAGAAGCTTGACCGCGAATTTGACTTTGACGTTGTTGTTGAAGATTTGAACAAGTTACCGGTCTTTGCCCACTGGTTCGTCCGCAAGCCGCTCCTGGTGCAGATGCATCATTTGTGGCGGAAGTCAATTTTTGCTGAAGCGTTTTTCCCGATTGCGTTTATGGTCTGGTTCTTTGAGCGGATTATTCCGTTCTTTTACCGCACGCAGAATTTTGTAGTGGTGAGTCCGAGTACCAAGAAAGAACTTGCCGAAATTGGCGTGGACGAAAGCCGAATTTCCGTGATTTATAACGGTTCTGAAAAGCCGAATTTCCCGGGATGCGCGGACCTCGCGACAGGTACTGCAGAATCTAGTGAGACTGCGGCGAACCCGTATTTCATCTGGCTTTCTCGCGTGCACCGTTACAAAGGTATTTGGACGGCGCTTGAAGCGTTTGAAATTTTTTCGAAGTCGCATCCCGAAGTCCAGTTGAAAATTGTGGGCGGTGGTCCGCTTTTGAAAAAGCTCCCAGCTTGGATTAAATCGCATGGCCTGGATGGCAAGGTGGAACTGACGGGCTTTGTGCCTGCCGCTCGCAAGTACGAACTGCTTTCGTCTTCGCTTGCGCTGTTGCAGACGAGCTACAAGGAAGGCTGGGGCCTCACGGTGATGGAAGCGGCGCAGCTCTGCAAGACGACGATTGCGTCGGATGTGCCGGGACTCTGCGATAGCGTCCGTGACGGCGAGACGGGAATTCTGTTCCCGTCGGGAGATGCGACCGCGTGCGCTTCTGCAATGGAAAAAATTTATAGCGATGCTGAACTGCGCGCAAATCTTGGCAAGAATGCCAAGCATTACGCCGAATCGTTCAGCTGGGAAAATTCTGCCCGCGAAACGTTGGAATTGTTGGAACGTACGGTTGATTGGAGCGTACGAAAATGA